In the Helianthus annuus cultivar XRQ/B chromosome 11, HanXRQr2.0-SUNRISE, whole genome shotgun sequence genome, one interval contains:
- the LOC110891977 gene encoding two-component response regulator-like APRR9 produces the protein MSFISKVHSFSGDLQTPPSTTLPMWYDDTTSSGYFDKYGITMPPEYDISTTPLSRSSSWKTSFPERFGVSEMVVPTSPTGFSSIPVEADYQKVEHDDYFCSSGGYGTNSWSTYNPTAATTNWETESPKTIKEVEEPALKIGRYSAEERKDKIMRYLKKRNQRNFNKTIKYECRKTLADKRIRVRGRFAKNNNEHHHHHHNDHQPCEDQVLPSNNTANNPSEEEIQHLYTNSFLMKQDYDEEEEWLQEAMASLLY, from the exons ATGTCCTTCATCTCTAAGGTTCACAGCTTCTCCGGCGACTTGCAAACTCCACCTTCAACCACCCTACCAATGTGGTATGATGACACTACTTCATCTGGTTACTTTGACAAGTATGGGATCACAATGCCTCCGGAATATGACATCAGTACTACACCGTTATCTAGATCTTCATCATGGAAGACTTCATTCCCGGAGCGATTCGGGGTTTCCGAGATGGTGGTTCCTACATCACCCACTGGATTCAGTAGCATTCCTGTAGAAGCTGACTATCAAAAAGTTGAGCATGATGATTATTTTTGTAGTAGTGGTGGCTATGGTACCAACTCATGGTCAACTTATAATCCCACTGCTGCAACTACTAATTGG GAAACTGAGAGCCCGAAAACAATTAAAGAAGTCGAAGAACCGGCTTTGAAGATCGGGAGGTATTCAGCCGAAGAAAGGAAGGACAAGATCATGAGGTATCTCAAGAAGAGAAACCAAAGAAATTTCAACAAGACGATTAAG TATGAATGCCGAAAGACGTTAGCAGACAAGCGTATACGAGTCCGAGGGAGGTTTGCTAAGAACAACAacgagcatcatcatcatcatcataatgatCATCAACCTTGTGAAGATCAAGTGCTTCCCAGCAACAACACTGCCAATAATCCTTCCGAAGAAGAGATTCAGCACCTATACACCAACAGCTTTTTG ATGAAGCAAGATTATGATGAAGAGGAAGAATGGCTGCAAGAAGCAATGGCTAGTTTATTGTATTAG